The region tatttatttcctcatatcatgataaatgtttattattcatgctagaattgtattaaccggaaacatgatacacgtgtgaatacatagacaaacataaagtcactagtatgcctctacttgactagctcattaatcaaagatggttatgtttcctaaccatagacatgtgttgtcatttgattaatgggatcacatcattaggagaatgatgtgattgacatgacccattccgttagcctagcacttgatcgtttagtatgttgctattgctttcttcatgacttatacaaagttcctgcaactatgagattgtgcaactcccgtttaccggaaaaacactttgtgtgctaccaaacgtcacaacgtaactgggtgattataaaggtgctctacaggtgtttccgaaggtacatgttgggttggcataattcgagattagtttttgtcactccgattgtcggagaggtatctctgggccctctcggtaatactcatcacctaagccttgcaagcattgtaactaatgagttagttataagatgatgtgttacagaacgagtaaagagacttgccggtaacgagattgaactaggtattggataccgacgatcaaatctcgggcaagtaacataccgatgacaaagggaacaacgtatgttgttatgcggtttgaccgataaagatcttcgtagaatatgtaggaaccaatatgagcatccaggttccgctattggttattgaccgagaatagttctaggtcatgtctacatagttctcgaacccatagggtccgcacgcttaacgttacgatgacagttttattatgagtttataagttttgatgtaccgaagtttgttcggagttccggatgtaatcacagacatgacgaggagtctcgaaatggtcgagacataaatattgatatattggaagcctatgtttggacatcggaaaggttctgggtgaaatcggaacaccggggggttaccggaaccctcccgggggttaatgggccttagtggaccatgagggagaagaggagggccggccagggcaggccgcgcgcccctccccccctagtccgaataggacaaggaagggggggggcggcgctcccctttcctctttcccctcccccctttccttctccaccaaggcaagaggggggagtcctactcccggtgggagtaggactcctccaggcgcactccAAGGGGGCcgaccgcacctccccctccctcctttatatacgggggcaagggggcaccccataatacacaagttgatctacggatcgttccttagccgtgtgcggtgcccccctccaccatattccacctcggtcatatcgtcacggagtttaggcgaagccctgcgccggtagaacatcatcatcgtcaccacgccgtcgtgctgacggaactcatccccgaagctttgctggatcggagcccggggatcgtcatcgagctgaacgtgtgctgaactcggaggtgccgtacgttcggtgcttggatcggtcggatcgtgaagacgtacgactacatcaaccgcgttgtcataacgcttccgcttacggtctacgagggtacgtggacgaacactctcccctctcgttgctatgcatcaccatgatcttgcgtgtgcgtaggaaattttttgaaattactacgttccccatcaaagGTGCGTCGCCATCATCACACCTCTCTCATCCGAGCCGGACAAACATTGTTGTAGTAAACAtttgggaagtcgtcgtgctaaggcctcatAGGTCATAAAACTAGCACACCATAACAACACCATCACCGATGAAGAGTAGCATAGATCGGAAAGATCCAAGCAAGGTGAAAACATAGGAACAAAGATTAAGGGTGTGTTTGGATGGATTCCACGCTGAGTTACGCCTGGCCTGGTGCTTGCCTGAAAAGTGCCTGGCCACTGTTTGGTTCATGCCTGAAAAAGTTTATGCTAGCCTGGCCTGGTGACCTTAGCAACCTGTTTAGCCTGGAGTGTGACCAGGCACATCAGTTAGCCTGGACTAGGCGCTCAAAAGAGGTCAAAAGAGGACGCCTGGGCTGTTGCCTGGCGGTAATCAATGTTTGTTTTGACTGCCTTTTGTGCTTCTGGGCCTATGACAGTGCTAGTAtatcttattttatgttttgccagGCCAAGCAACAACCAAACAGCCCTAGTCCACAGCAGCCTGACTAGGCAGAAAATCGAGCAAAACCAGGCCGAAGCCAGGCAACATCTTTTCCCAGGCACGAAGGTGAGGATATGAACCAAACTGACCCTAAATCAAACAGATCTATCAAAGACCAGCACAACGAATCGGACACAGCTCCCTGACATACTGCAGGGTGCCATTGGACCACTGATATGTGGGCCGGGTTTCAAGCGGGCCCACTTGTCAGAGGCCCAATGACACTCTGTGGTATCAGGGGATTCTTGTCCAAGCGAATTCCACAAGATCCACTAGAGACACATCTTCACTTGTATTTTCATCTAAACGATAATAGTTTCTTTTTTACGAAAGTTTACACGCGTCCGGCCCCTACTTGTTTTTTTGGTCAATAATTTTTTTTTTCAGATTTGCTACTCCAAGGTTGACTATGAAATGCATGTAGATCTTGCAACTTGAAAACGAGGGATTATCCATTTGCACCTACCACCACATCTCAAGACCCGCGTTTCATACTACTCGTGGTCGTGCTAGCTAGCTGTACGTTTAGCAGTCCCGATGAACTTCTGATGGAGCCATTGGTGCGTTGCGGCATGGCATCTTTGACACCTTCCGTTATCCGATGCGCTTGACCTTCGTACATTAACCAGCCGCCCAGACTGGCAAATAATatgcagagagagggagagggagagggagatagaGATGTGTACGTATAGACGTATAGTACGTACGTACGGTCGTACCGGGTCGGCCGAGACGCGGAGTCACTCGCACTAGTACTTCCAGCCATCTACTGTATTTTCTTTACAAAATAAATCAGAGCCTAGTAGCTATTATAGATAATTATAAGCTAGCCAGTCACACACACAACACAAGCATGGACGCTGTACGGTGTGGAGAGGGTTTGCGGGGTCAGCTCTCCGCTAGATCGGTTGCCTCCCCCGTCCCTCTCCACCTCCCGCTACTTATATACCAAAGCCTCGGCTTGTAAGGGTCAGCTCCTTCCTCACCGCACCTCGCCTCGCCTTGCCTACCTCTCTCCTCTCCACCTCCAGCTCCCTCCCTCTATCTTTGCCTCCAACTGCAGCTgcgtctgctgctgctgccataCTTGTTGCATCTATAGACTCCTCCTCCGCAGGAACCAACACCGCCTTCAGGTGAGGTGAGAGTTTTATTCATGCTTCCTTCTTGTTTGATTCGATGGGGTTTTACCGGCATGCGTATGCATCGGTTGATCTGCTCTAGTCAGAACCGCTGTTCTTGTTGtagttttcctctctctctctctctctcgctcttctCTGCATGCTTGATTATTCTTGCACTCTTCTATCTCAATTTGTTTTCTTTTACCTGCGATCTCAATTTGTTGTTCTGAGAAGAGGAAGAGGGCAGATTGTCACAAGCTTCTCACGCTGTGTTACGTACTGCCTCAACTCGCTTTCTTCCGAGAATACTCTTGTGGTCAACAACCTCTTTTGGGGAGGTGGTCGCTCACCGCGGTTTCCGTTAACCCATAAGTACTTTCAGAAATCAATCTTCTTCTACGCTTTTCACTTGGTTAATTTGTTGACAATCACCATGCATTTTCTTGCTTTTGATAGCTAAGTTTTGGAACTTCTGCTAGAAAAACCAGCATACAAAGGAATCAAGGAGCATGGTATTAACTTTTCATTGGCTAGCTTGGTCCGTTAGCTGTGTTTCAACGCTCTCTTTTGGCGATCGATGTAGGCATGATGCGAGTCATTCGCCTCAGCGTCATTTGTTCAttccgttttctttttctttgCGTAATTGACCGTGTGCTCTCATCATGAAACTACAGGAGAACACGCACGATCGATGTGCTCGCGACGTTAGATGCAGCTTGAGTTGCCTAGACCCTAGAGCAACAAACACTGGCTACAGTTAGAGAAACCCCCTTTTTCTATCACCACCACTGTGCCACCTGGGCTACGTATCTCCCACCAacccttttttctttcttcttaagcCACACCAGAAAGTATTATTTCCTCTATATTTGCGATGACTAGCTAGACTTAGCTTAAGCCACACCAGAAAGTATTATTTCCTCTATATTTGCGATGACTAACTAGACTTAGCGGCAGCAGTAGTCGGCATTTGTGATTGCAACATGCAGTTAATGCTGGCCGTCCTTGTGTTTCCTTTTTGGTACAGGTCTCCCCCTCATGCCTCATGTGTGTCAATCTTTAATTAGTCGCATACTGTTCAACGTACACCTTTGGCTTGATTATACTAATCGCTGGTGTGTCAGTCAGAAGCATCCTCGATCTGATATGTTACCAACGGCACAATCTCTTTGCAGTTTAAATAGATACGTCGATCGACCAGACGTGGGAGAAGCCAGTAGCATGAGGGACATGGCAGAGAGGAGATCAAGGCATGGGCACGGGCATGCCAACGTCGTGCCGTTCGGGGCAGGAGCAGGAGGAGGGTTGCAGCACGGAGAGCATGACCAGGAGAAGGTCAAGGAGAAGAAGCTGGACATGAGCGGCCTGTCCATGGACACTATCCCGCACCTCACCATGTCCCTTGGCCACATCACCACCTTGGACCTCTCCAACAACAATCTCGAGGTATGTTATTTTTCTTGTGTCACGGCTATCTTTTACGTCCTTCGTCGACAGTTCTGCTAATCAAGTATAGACTTGTTTTTGAACAATCGTCTAGTATAGACTTGATGCGAAGAAAAGGAGTATCGATCGGTTGTTAGACTTTTTCTTGTCAGCCTGCCTCCATCGTCTAGCATAGACTTTTTCTTGTCAGTTTGCCTCCATCGTTTTGTCTCTTCTTCCGTCTGTTTTGAATGGATAACTAGCAAGAACGTATCTCGGAACGGTGGTATCATTTTTCTGTACCATATATGGTGATAGGTTAAGTGCAAGATAAGCATGGCTGATTATTAATACATGAGGCCTAGTCATGTACTCAACTGGACGACTACTATATGCTCCAGCACTGCCATACAGTATCACCCATGGCAATCTTTTACTATCTTCTTCCACGATGTCCCCTCTCACGGCCCTTGTCGATTCAGGGCCAGAAGTATCGTGGCGTCTACATCCTGAAGCATTTTTCCTGGGGATATGCCCCTTCGATCGTCACAGGCTCACCTGCTGACACGATTTGATTAAAAAACTGCAGAGCATTCCAGAGTCAATGATCGCGCGGCTGCTGAACGTGGTGGTGCTGGACGTGCGCTCCAACCAGCTCAAGTCGCTGCCCAACTCCATCGGCTGCCTCTCCAAGCTCCGGGTCCTCAACGTCTCCGGCAATCTGCTCCAGTCCCTTCCCGCCACCATCGAAGAATGCCGGTAAGCACGCCGCCACCCGCAAATCGCAATTCTGACTCACTGCACTAGGGTAGGAAACTAGGAATGCTTTTGACTTAACCTGTGTGACGTTGGCATGGGTGCAGTGCGCTGGAGGAGCTGAACGCCAACTTCAACCAGCTGACGAGGCTGCCGGATACACTGGGCTTCGAGCTCCACAGCCTCCGGAGGCTCTCCGTCAACTCCAACAAGCTCACCAGCCTGCCCTTCTCCACCTCGCACATGACAGCGCTGCGGGCCCTGGACGCGCGCCTCAACTGCATCCGTGCCCTCCCCGAGGGCCTTGAGAACCTCGTCAACCTCGAGGTGCTCAACGTCAGCCAGAACTTCCACTTCCTCAGGGAGCTGCCCTACGGCCTGGGGCTCCTCACCTCGCTCCGGGAGCTTGACATCAGCTACAACTCCATCTCCGTGCTCCCAGACTCCATGGGCTGCCTAGCCAAGCTCAACAAGTTCAGTGCCGTCGGGAACCCGCTTGTCTGCCCCCCTATGGACATCGTTGAGCAGAGCCTTGACGCCATGCGTACCTACCTCAGCTCCAGGATGAACGGCACCGGCGTcaacgccaagaagaagaaggggtggctgcccaggatggTCAAGTACAACACCTTCTCCGCGCGGATGACTCCCGGACGCAAGAGTGCCCACGACAACTCTGAGGGCTTCTCGATGTCAGACTACCACTCGCTCAACGGCTCCGCGTCTCCGGGGTTCCTCTCCATGCTTTCGCCACGACGGCTCTTCTCGCCGCGGAGAGATTCGCCCAAGCATCATTAAGGGTGGTCCACCTTGTAAGTGGTTTGATCTTTCAAGTATTCAGATGAAATGATCCTAGGTGCTGCTGTTTCTGCAGGTGTGTACATATGTCTGAAGAGGTATATATACCGTAGTGCATATAGTAGTACAACAGGGCATTGATGTACATAGAAACTAAAAAGAGCGGTTTTACCTTCCTTCT is a window of Triticum dicoccoides isolate Atlit2015 ecotype Zavitan chromosome 2B, WEW_v2.0, whole genome shotgun sequence DNA encoding:
- the LOC119365459 gene encoding plant intracellular Ras-group-related LRR protein 1-like is translated as MRDMAERRSRHGHGHANVVPFGAGAGGGLQHGEHDQEKVKEKKLDMSGLSMDTIPHLTMSLGHITTLDLSNNNLESIPESMIARLLNVVVLDVRSNQLKSLPNSIGCLSKLRVLNVSGNLLQSLPATIEECRALEELNANFNQLTRLPDTLGFELHSLRRLSVNSNKLTSLPFSTSHMTALRALDARLNCIRALPEGLENLVNLEVLNVSQNFHFLRELPYGLGLLTSLRELDISYNSISVLPDSMGCLAKLNKFSAVGNPLVCPPMDIVEQSLDAMRTYLSSRMNGTGVNAKKKKGWLPRMVKYNTFSARMTPGRKSAHDNSEGFSMSDYHSLNGSASPGFLSMLSPRRLFSPRRDSPKHH